Proteins encoded together in one Oryzias latipes chromosome 11, ASM223467v1 window:
- the LOC111948232 gene encoding uncharacterized protein LOC111948232, translating into MGDQTPTTVIPVSRVLGALTWRLEKDIREAQVQEPDPGGGPPNRLFVPRTCRSQVLQWAHATRLTCHPGVRRTITFLRRQFWWPSLARDAQEFVAACTVCAQNKVSNQPPAGLLHPLPVPSRPWSHIALDFVTGLPLSAGKTVIMTVVDRFSKAAHFVALKKLPSAAETAQLVIEHIFRLHGIPVDLVSDRGPQFVSQVWRAFCAAFGASASLSSGFHPQSNGQAERTNQDLEAALRCVCSRNQNTWSSMLPWEREAAVPSVQHLFRRCRRIWREARAALQRSSAATRDWLTGIAVRLPPMRQRVINPVAVRLRLPRTMRVHPVFHVSQLKPHVTSPLHPSPSPPPPPRIIDGKPAWTVRRIMDSRRRGRGFQYLVDWRGHGPEERSWEPSSRILDKDMIREYHRRHPHLPGGAPRGAP; encoded by the exons ATGGGGGACCAGACACCCACGACGGTAATTCCTGTGTCTCGTGTCCTGGGTGCCCTCACCTGGAGGCTGGAGAAGGACATCAGGGAGGCCCAGGTCCAGGAGCCGGACCCGGGAGGGGGTCCGCCCAACAGACTTTTTGTTCCTAGGACCTGTAGGAGTCAGGTTCTTCAGTGGGCCCATGCGACACGTCTGACCTGCCACCCCGGTGTTCGCAGGACTATTACCTTCCTGCGGCGGCAGTTCTGGTGGCCCAGTCTGGCGCGGGACGCTCAGGAGTTTGTCGCTGCCTGTACTGTCTGTGCCCAGAACAAGGTCAGTAACCAACCGCCTGCTGGGCTCCTGCATCCTCTGCCAGTTCCGAGTCGTCCTTGGTCCCACATCGCCTTAGATTTTGTGACCGGCCTGCCTCTCTCCGCCGGCAAGACCGTGATCATGACCGTGGTGGACAGGTTTTCCAAGGCCGCTCACTTCGTGGCCCTCAAGAAACTGCCTTCTGCCGCTGAGACGGCTCAGCTAGTAATAGAACACATTTTTAGGCTGCACGGGATACCAGTGGACCTAGTTTCTGATCGGGGACCACAATTCGTCTCCCAGGTGTGGAGGGCTTTCTGTGCGGCTTTCGGTGCTTCAGCTAGTCTCTCCTCAGGGTTCCATCCCCAGTCCAACGGGCAGGCCGAGAGGACTAACCAGGACCTGGAAGCAGCTCTCCGGTGTGTCTGCTCCCGTAATCAGAACACTTGGAGCTCCATGCTACCCTGG GAGAGAGAGGCAGCGGTTCCGTCCGTCCAGCACCTGTTCCGCCGCTGTAGACGTATCTGGAGGGAGGCACGGGCCGCGCTTCAACGCTCGTCCGCTGCAACAAGAGACTGGCTGACCGGCATCGCCGTCCGGCTCCCACCTATGCGCCAG AGGGTGATCAACCCCGTTGCTGTCAGGCTACGCCTACCTCGGACGATGCGTGTCCACCCGGTCTTCCACGTTTCCCAACTGAAGCCTCATGTCACGAGTCCCCTTCACCCATCTCCCTCACCACCTCCGCCGCCTCGCATCATTGACGGAAAACCTGCGTGGACCGTGCGGCGCATCATGGACAGCAGACGGCGGGGACGAGGTTTTCAGTATCTGGTTGATTGGCGGGGTCATGGCCCTGAGGAGCGGTCCTGGGAACCTTCTTCCCGGATCCTGGATAAGGACATGATCAGGGAGTACCATCGGCGGCACCCTCACCTGCCCGGCGGTGCGCCCAGAGGCGCCCCTTGA